The following proteins are co-located in the Procambarus clarkii isolate CNS0578487 chromosome 4, FALCON_Pclarkii_2.0, whole genome shotgun sequence genome:
- the LOC123752120 gene encoding monoglyceride lipase, which yields MSSKVQPSEATSLAPTAKVKSTVGPDTKFLVNGKGKTAPLLPLGRPTRLLTSVCRECHTNVAEKKQSKPYKEMTATKFQSGPNVKLKLRAISSEIIIRGLVFICHGFGEHLQWYEDLALRLTATGLLAFGHDHVGHGRSEGVRGYIETVDDYVDDVLHHCDDMRLQYPGLPCFIVGHSMGGMIAIKCGMARPEYFAGVVLMGPLIKANSAEATAPKIFLARMVARILPYIAVAKLKLDHVTRDEEMKTRMKKDPLRYQGGIRARWAIAGIDTLLYFEHHMPEVEWPFLILHGEKDLLCSPEGSHMLHNQAKSTDKTIKMFPSAYHHLYLELPEVRHEALQDTVDWITARVSPSKK from the exons ATGAGCAGCAAGGTCCAGCCGAGCGAGGCCACTAGCCTGGCTCCCACCGCCAAGGTCAAGAGCACAGTGGGGCCCGACACAAAGTTCTTAGTCAACGGTAAAGGCAAAACAGCTCCACTGCTGCCGCTGGGGCGCCCAACACGGCTACTGACATCAG TATGCAGAGAATGTCACACAAACGTGGCCGAGAAGAAACAGTCCAAGCCGTATAAGGAAATGACAGCAACAAAGTTTCAGTCCGGACCCAATGTGAAGTTGAAACTGAGGGCAATAAGTTCAGAAATTATTATAAG AGGCTTGGTGTTCATCTGTCACGGCTTCGGGGAGCACCTTCAGTGGTACGAGGACCTGGCCCTGCGCCTCACAGCCACAGGACTCCTCGCCTTCGGTCATGACCATG TGGGACACGGGAGATCGGAGGGTGTACGTGGCTACATCGAAACTGTGGATGACTACGTGGACGATGTTCTCCACCACTGTGATGACATGCGCCTGCAGTACCCAGGGCTACCCTGCTTCATTGTTGGCCACTCTATG gGTGGAATGATTGCCATTAAGTGTGGAATGGCACGGCCTGAATACTTCGCTGGGGTGGTACTCATGGGTCCTCTCATCAAAGCCAACTCTGCTGAGGCCACTGCACCAAAGATCTTCCTAGCTAGAATGGTCGCTCGAATTCTACCTTATATTGCC GTTGCTAAATTGAAGTTGGACCATGTTACCCGAGATGAAGAAATGAAGACTAGAATGAAAAAGGATCCTCTCAG ATACCAAGGTGGAATCCGAGCACGGTGGGCAATCGCAGGGATCGACACACTCTTGTATTTTGAGCATCACATGCCTGAGGTAGAGTGGCCTTTCCTCATCCTACATGGAGAGAAGGATCTGCTGTGCTCACCTGAAGGATCTCACATGCTCCATAATCAAGCAAAGAGCACTGACAAGACTATAAAG ATGTTCCCTTCTGCATACCATCATCTATATCTAGAGCTTCCAGAGGTACGACATGAAGCACTTCAAGACACTGTTGACTGGATTACTGCTCGAGTCTCTCCATCTAAAAAATAA